GACGCCCGCCATCTACAGGCAAAGGAAAGCGGCCGCCCTGCTCATGGCCGGGCACTCGTTCTGGGCTGGGGTGTTAGCGCTCGCCTCGTCTGCCTGCGAGCGCCGGGACAGGGCTCATCGTGCCCGCTCGGCTGAGCGGAGCCGCGGGCTCATGTTTCGGAGCGTTGGCGGTGAGCCCGCCGGCCAGCACGGGCGCGCTTTCATTTCGGGCCTCGCCTCGTGGCTGTCCTCGCCTGCGGCTCGTCCGAAGCCCCTCGGCTCGAACGTCCACGGCTGAAGGCGTCTGAACCGGCCCGGCAGCCCCGTTTGCCGGGACGGGGAGTGTCGGAACGCCGGAGGAGGCGGGAATCACCAGGATCCCGGAACCTCGCTCAGTGAGCACGGCCGAGGCCGCTTCCGCCGGCTCAGGCGGTGCACGGACAGCACCTCGCATTTCTTCAAGCTCTGACCTGAGACGCCGGATCTCCCTCTCGAGGGCGGCCAGGGCCTCGCGCTGGGCACCCGGCTCCCGGGACGGCTCGCCGCGGGCGAGAGCCGTAGCCCCAGCCAGGGAAACAGCGACCTGCTTCAGAATCTCCTCCCCGGTCAGCTTGTCCGCCAGGAGCCGGCCCGCCTCCACCCGTACGGAAAGCCTCGTCAGCCTGGGCGTGACTGGCGTCAGTTCGGCGCGGACGCTGATTTTCTCCCCGGTCCCCTCCAGCACCCAGGTCTCGGCGCCCCGGTCGGCCTCGCGGACTCGGATTTCCAGTCTGGTGAGGGCGTCCCGCGTGGCAGTCCAGGCTGCGGCGAGATCCGCAGCCAGGGTTCGCTCGACAGTCCGGTCGCTGAGCACGTAGAACCCTGCCACCACCGGTCCCGCCATCATCAGGCCGGCAGAGGCGCACCCGCCGACTCCCAACAGGCCGACGACCAGCGCGACGAGCAGGAGAAGCGTCGCGGCGTTTCTCGACTTCGCATGCGCTTTTCGTCTCACGACCGTTCGGGCCTCGCCTCCGTCTGATTTGCTCGGGCCTCGCCTCGTCGCTGGCGATGAAGCGGCCGGCGCCGAAGCGCCTCGGCTCGAACTGCCATGCGTGCGGCTCGTCGGGCGCCCCTCGGCTCGAACTTCTACTCGGGCCTCGCCTCGTGGCGCTCCTCGCCTGCGGCTCGTCGGGCGCCCCTCGGCTCGAACTGCCATCCTCGCATTACCTCGTGACCACGAGATGGGCACGCCGGTTCCACTTCCATGCGGACTCGCCTGGCCCCGGAACAAAGGGTCGCTCCTCGCCGTAACTGATCGTTGACAGGCGGCTCGCCGCAACGCCCGCGGCCACCAGGTAATCGCGCACCGCCTGTGCCCGACGCTCGCCGAGGGCGAGGTTGTATTCGCTTGTCCCCCGCTCATCGCAGTGACCTTCCACGACCACCCTGGTCTCGAGACGCGCCTTGAGCCACTTCACGTTCCCATCCAACGTCGCGCGTGCATCATCCCGCAGCTCATAGCGGTCGAAGTCAAAGAAGACATCTTCGAGCCGCGAGATCGCCTCCTTCACCGCGGGCGCCGGGGACACCGGCGCCTGGGAGACGGGAGACGGAGGGGCGGGGTCCGCGGCGGTCTTGCGGGTCTGAACCCGCTCGAAGCTGACACGCTCGATCGCCTGCCACGGGATGTCGACGCGCCCCTGCGGCGTCGTCCCGCGCAGGAGCGTGGTCCCCATGTTCACGTAATCCCCCTCGACGCGAGACCCGTCCACCAGGATCGCGGTGGCCGCGTACCGAAAGTGAGCGGATGCCACGTAGGGCGGGAGCAAGGGCGGCCGGACTGGCTGGCGGAATAAGACCAGACTCGCCATCCTGGCAAGGGGAACGCGAACCTCGACGCCGGCTCGTGACAGCGTCACGCCCTCCGTCCGCGTGTGACCCTGCTTCGGCTCGGATTGGGTCGCTGGGCTGCTCGACTGGAGGAGGCCGGCCATCGGGGAAGGCGGCGCCCCGAACAGGCTTGCCTGAGGAGATGGCGATGGCGCCGGTGGGTAGCCGTCGGTCTGTCGGGATGTCGGCGTGATCGTGTAAAAGATTTCGAGCGAGGGCTCGGTGAGACGCCACGATTGGCCATCCCAGGTCAGCACCTCGGCAGTCACTTCCTGCGCCGCCGCCGAGCCGACGCACACCGCGAGCACAACCGCTCCCGCCAGGCTGACCAACGATCTCAGCTCCACCAGACCCCTCTTTCCCGCCTCGGCGACCGTCCGCTCACGGGGCCTCGAGGTTGCTCTTGCCAATGGGGCGTTCCACGACCTCCCCCACCCCACGAATTCCCGGCAGAAGCGTGAACTCCGCCTTCTCGTTCTCCCGCGGCTCCATCAGCGCTTGAGGGTCGGGGATCGACGCAGAGCCGGGCGGCGGCGGCGTCACCAGCTTCACCGTCACCAGGAAGAGCAGCTCGGTTTCGTTGTTCTGGAACCGCGTGCTCCTGAAAAGCGCGCCCAGGATCGGGATGTCGCCGAGCAACGGGACCTTGGACACGGACTGCCGGACCTCGTTGTTGACGAGCCCGGCGATGGCAAAGCTCTCGCCGTCCCTCAGGTTCACGGTGGTGAAGGCGTGGTTCTTTCGCAGCACCGGGATGGCGAACCCCGAGGCGACCAATCCCTGAGTGAAATCGAGGCTCGAGACCTCCGGCATCACCTTCAGCGTAATGCTCTGATCCTCCTGCACCACGGGGGTGAAGACGAGACCCACCCCGAACTCCTTGAACTCGATCGTGATGGTGTTCTCGCGCTGGGCGATGGGATACGGGAACTGACCGCCGGAGAGGAACCTGGCTTCCTTGCCGCTCTGGGTGATCAGGTTGGGCTTCGCCAGGGTTCGGAGCAGGTTCCGCTCGGCCAAGGCCCGCACGACAGCCGCGTAGTCGCGTTGCCCCGAGGCCAAAAACAAGTCGGTCCCCAGAAATCCGAAGTCGGGCGTCGAGCGGCCGACCACCGATCGCTTCCCGCTTTCGGTGACTGCCCCGAGCGTTCCGAGAGGAGTCGAGAAGCTGGAGCCCGGGAAGCTGCCGCCCTGGAGGGCCTGGCCGAGCGCCCGAATACTGAAGCCAAGCTCGCGCAGGGCCTCGCGGGCGACCTCCGCCACATGGATCTGGATCAGCACCTGCTGTGGCTTGGTATCGGTCAAGCCGACGAGATTGATGACCTTGCCTTTGGGCGCGAAGACGGCAGCGACCTCCGCCGCGGCCGTCATCACCGCCGCGCTGGACACCTTCCCGGTGAGGATGATCGCGTCCTTCGCCGGCTGCGCCCGAATCTCGTCGCGGGGGGCGATCTCACTGAGCCGCTCGTTGAGGAGCGCGATGTCGGACTGGATAACCAGGTCGAAGAACAGGGTCTTCGCCGGGTAGAAGACGACGAGCGACGTGACCCCGACACCCTTGCCGTTGATCAGGATCTGGTTCGGTGTGATGACGAACACGTCCGCGATGTTGGGGTCGGAAACCGAGACCCGGGTGAACGGTTCTTTCAGCTGGAGCACCTGCGATTTCCCGATGGTCGCCTCGAGGCGAACAAGCCCTTGCTCGGCCGCGACGCCGGGGCTGGTCACGAGCACCGTCGCGACCAGGAGCCCGAGGACGGTCAGGCTCCGGAGGCCATGGTGTTGCGCGCGTGCTCCGTCTGCCCGCCTCACCGGCGAGTCACGCCCTGCGCGCTTCGGCCTGCGTGCGGGTCATCGCTCTCCGTTCGCGCAGAGCCGAGCTCAACCCAGAACTGATCGTCGTCGCGGACGAAGAGGTGGCTGGTCACCCTGTCCGCCCGATGGACCAACACCGTATGGGGCTCGGAGCTTCGGATCGGCTCCCGGCCGGCCAGCGTCGGGGCCGGCTGCACCACCACGTCAACCTGACGGACCTTCCTGGGTGAGAAGACGACCAGCGAGGTGACTCCGGCGGCTTTCCCGTGGACCAGGAGCTGGTGGGGGGTGACCACGTGGACGTCCGCAATCTTCGGGTTGGCGACTGACACCTTCGTGAACGCCGCTCCCGGCAGGACGATGAGATGAGATTTGTCGACGGTGAGGTAGAGGCGCGTCGGGAGTGGCTCGCCCGCCGGGCCTGGCCCGGGAGCGATGCCCACCAGACCGATCGCGGTCAGGAGTCCCACGAGGATCTGGCCGGCGAGGCCGTGCAGTCGCGAACGCATGGATGGTCTCCGCATGGGAATCGGCTCCGACGCGCGCTTACGTGTGCAGAGTCCATGCCAGACGCCAAGGTACGTCAAGTCGCCTCCTTGCGCCCTCGAGGGGCGATGAATCGTCGCAGGCTGCGACAGAAGCCTGTCGCATCTGTCGCGCTCAGAACACATCGGAATAGAGTGCTCGGAGGGGGGCTCCGCCCCCCTTCCGATGCCTCCCCCTCGATTGCGCGGGCCAAGCCCGCGCTCGAACCAGATTTTTCCGGAGACTAGAACAGGCCAGGGAAGAAACGATACGCAACGACCTTTCTGTAGGCGCGGTATTCGGGGTCTTGCCCGAGATGGTGCTCTTCAACCCAGGCCCGGAGCACGAGCCCGCACACGATCCCGTACCAGGGGACCACATTGTAGGGGGAAAGGTTCGTCAGGAGGAAGCCCGTGAAGAAGATGAGCTCGCCAGCATAGAGGGGATGGCGCACCCAGCGGTAGGCGCCGGAACGCTTGATCCCCCGGTTGGCGGCCACGATGCCGAAGCTGGTCCCCAGGCTCGTGAGCGCGCCGACCATGATCATGAGCCCGACGCCCTGGAGACCGGAGCCCACCGCGTGCCCGACCGGATGCTGCCATTCGCCGGGTCGAAACATGATCGGGAGCGCCATCGTCACGATCGCCGCCGCCCAGTCCCGCACCCGGGTGGAGGTGGACAGGCTGGGGCGACGCGCGATCGTCACACCTACCAGAAGCGTGTTGAAGGCGACGAGGCCGAGCAGGATCAGTGACCCCGTGTTGGCCCACCGATGGTAGGCATCGACGGCGACCTTTACCCACAGCAGGGCCAGAACGACGTTCCCTCCGCACCGACAGGCGAGGCGAAAGAGTGCTGGCGCG
This window of the Candidatus Rokuibacteriota bacterium genome carries:
- a CDS encoding DUF3568 family protein: MRRKAHAKSRNAATLLLLVALVVGLLGVGGCASAGLMMAGPVVAGFYVLSDRTVERTLAADLAAAWTATRDALTRLEIRVREADRGAETWVLEGTGEKISVRAELTPVTPRLTRLSVRVEAGRLLADKLTGEEILKQVAVSLAGATALARGEPSREPGAQREALAALEREIRRLRSELEEMRGAVRAPPEPAEAASAVLTERGSGILVIPASSGVPTLPVPANGAAGPVQTPSAVDVRAEGLRTSRRRGQPRGEARNESAPVLAGGLTANAPKHEPAAPLSRAGTMSPVPALAGRRGER
- the pal gene encoding peptidoglycan-associated lipoprotein Pal; translation: MGTTLLRGTTPQGRVDIPWQAIERVSFERVQTRKTAADPAPPSPVSQAPVSPAPAVKEAISRLEDVFFDFDRYELRDDARATLDGNVKWLKARLETRVVVEGHCDERGTSEYNLALGERRAQAVRDYLVAAGVAASRLSTISYGEERPFVPGPGESAWKWNRRAHLVVTR
- a CDS encoding pilus assembly protein N-terminal domain-containing protein; this encodes MRRADGARAQHHGLRSLTVLGLLVATVLVTSPGVAAEQGLVRLEATIGKSQVLQLKEPFTRVSVSDPNIADVFVITPNQILINGKGVGVTSLVVFYPAKTLFFDLVIQSDIALLNERLSEIAPRDEIRAQPAKDAIILTGKVSSAAVMTAAAEVAAVFAPKGKVINLVGLTDTKPQQVLIQIHVAEVAREALRELGFSIRALGQALQGGSFPGSSFSTPLGTLGAVTESGKRSVVGRSTPDFGFLGTDLFLASGQRDYAAVVRALAERNLLRTLAKPNLITQSGKEARFLSGGQFPYPIAQRENTITIEFKEFGVGLVFTPVVQEDQSITLKVMPEVSSLDFTQGLVASGFAIPVLRKNHAFTTVNLRDGESFAIAGLVNNEVRQSVSKVPLLGDIPILGALFRSTRFQNNETELLFLVTVKLVTPPPPGSASIPDPQALMEPRENEKAEFTLLPGIRGVGEVVERPIGKSNLEAP
- a CDS encoding pilus assembly protein N-terminal domain-containing protein, coding for MRSRLHGLAGQILVGLLTAIGLVGIAPGPGPAGEPLPTRLYLTVDKSHLIVLPGAAFTKVSVANPKIADVHVVTPHQLLVHGKAAGVTSLVVFSPRKVRQVDVVVQPAPTLAGREPIRSSEPHTVLVHRADRVTSHLFVRDDDQFWVELGSARTESDDPHAGRSAQGVTRR
- a CDS encoding isoprenylcysteine carboxyl methyltransferase, which codes for MSRAPALFRLACRCGGNVVLALLWVKVAVDAYHRWANTGSLILLGLVAFNTLLVGVTIARRPSLSTSTRVRDWAAAIVTMALPIMFRPGEWQHPVGHAVGSGLQGVGLMIMVGALTSLGTSFGIVAANRGIKRSGAYRWVRHPLYAGELIFFTGFLLTNLSPYNVVPWYGIVCGLVLRAWVEEHHLGQDPEYRAYRKVVAYRFFPGLF